GAAATACCCTATACAGAGGAAAAATCCAAGACAACCGACAAGAAAACCCTTGTCCTCAAATGCGTCACATGCGGCCGAAGCGTGATGAGAGAGGGAATTAGGCTGAGAAAAATGGAGGTGACCCGCTGATGTCAGAGTTGTGGCGCGGCCTTATACCTTCGCCACAGTCAAAATTCCTCATCGTAACATGTAACGAATGCGGAAACAATCAGATAGTCTTCGACTCGGCTAAAATCATCGTGAAATGCAACGTCTGTGGAGCGGTTTTGGCTAAGCCGAGCGGAGGAAAAGCAATCATACTGGGGAAGAAGGAGAGGACGCTTGAGTAAAGTCCCCGAGGTTGGGGAGCTGGTCATAGGGCGTGTACGAGAGGTTAAGGACTACGGCGCCTACGTGGAGATAGACGAATACCCTGGCTACGAGGGGTTTGTGCATGTCTCGGAGGTATCGCTGAAATGGGTCCGCAACATCCGAGAGCATCTCAAGGAGGGGCAGCGGACTGTCTTCAAAATTATACGTGTAAACCCGGCGGCTATGCAGGCAGACCTCTCCATCAGAAGAGTCTCTCAAAGGGAGAGGATGGAGAAGCTGCTTGAGGTGAAAAAAGCATCCAAAGTCAGGCGTGTTCTAAAGATTCTCGAGGAAGCGTC
The sequence above is drawn from the Candidatus Caldarchaeum subterraneum genome and encodes:
- a CDS encoding small subunit ribosomal protein S27e, with product MSELWRGLIPSPQSKFLIVTCNECGNNQIVFDSAKIIVKCNVCGAVLAKPSGGKAIILGKKERTLE